From Pseudomonadota bacterium, the proteins below share one genomic window:
- a CDS encoding glycoside hydrolase family 19 protein, with the protein MALAPVELLQEMGVAEHHAAIYIDDLVDTLPAYGIADTRERLAHFFSQVLHESGMMRFDEENLNYSAKALRAVFPKYFKTMREANKYHRQPEQIANRVYGGRMGNGNEASGDGWRYRGRGLIQLTGKRNYQAFAEWVEDERVVERPELVAIEYAVQSAVFYWDTNKLNTIADRGDVRRVTKKVNGGENGLAHRSELFLKANGLLAMLAV; encoded by the coding sequence ATGGCGCTAGCTCCCGTAGAACTGCTTCAAGAAATGGGCGTGGCAGAACACCACGCCGCCATCTACATCGACGACCTCGTGGACACCCTCCCCGCCTACGGCATCGCCGACACCCGCGAGCGCCTGGCACACTTCTTCTCCCAGGTGCTCCACGAGTCCGGGATGATGCGCTTCGATGAGGAGAACCTGAACTATTCAGCAAAAGCCCTGCGCGCCGTCTTCCCCAAGTACTTCAAGACCATGCGTGAGGCCAACAAATACCATCGCCAGCCCGAGCAGATCGCGAACCGCGTGTACGGCGGCCGCATGGGTAACGGCAACGAGGCGAGCGGCGACGGCTGGCGCTACCGGGGACGTGGCCTCATCCAACTCACGGGCAAGCGCAACTACCAGGCCTTCGCCGAGTGGGTTGAGGACGAGCGCGTGGTGGAGCGGCCAGAGCTAGTGGCCATCGAGTACGCCGTGCAGTCGGCCGTGTTCTACTGGGACACGAACAAGCTCAACACCATCGCCGACCGGGGCGACGTGCGCCGGGTGACGAAGAAGGTCAACGGCGGCGAGAACGGCCTCGCCCATCGTTCGGAGCTATTCCTGAAGGCCAACGGCCTACTGGCGATGCTCGCGGTCTGA
- a CDS encoding SRPBCC domain-containing protein → MMGIMELRGIFVAAAGMLVAMSSEAEVVASSDTHFRLHQEGLSPLPPAQLWQRLTDPASWWHPDHTYSGAASNLSLDLTAGGLWREDWDGGSVAHGEVLLVHVGRELRLNAPFGPLQGVGAHVVWSITLAPEGEGTRVTFDEVASAAPGAGLAELARAVDFVKSEAMRRLVGAP, encoded by the coding sequence ATGATGGGCATCATGGAGCTAAGGGGAATATTCGTTGCAGCGGCAGGCATGCTGGTGGCGATGTCGAGCGAGGCCGAGGTGGTGGCCTCGAGCGACACGCACTTTCGCCTGCATCAGGAGGGCCTATCGCCCCTCCCGCCCGCGCAGCTGTGGCAACGCCTGACTGACCCTGCCAGCTGGTGGCACCCGGACCATACCTATTCGGGTGCCGCCAGCAACCTCTCCCTCGACCTCACCGCCGGCGGCCTGTGGCGTGAGGACTGGGATGGCGGCTCCGTCGCCCACGGCGAAGTGTTGCTCGTGCACGTGGGCCGGGAGCTGCGCCTCAACGCGCCGTTCGGTCCGCTTCAAGGGGTAGGAGCGCACGTGGTGTGGTCGATCACCTTGGCGCCCGAGGGTGAAGGCACGCGCGTGACCTTCGATGAGGTGGCGAGCGCTGCCCCTGGCGCTGGCCTTGCCGAGCTGGCGCGCGCGGTGGACTTCGTGAAGAGCGAGGCGATGCGTCGCCTCGTCGGCGCGCCGTAG